The nucleotide sequence GCCTACACTATAATGTTATTCACCTTTTAAAAACCTGTACATTTCTTCAACCGAAGCGAATTTTAACTCCCTTGTAGCGATTTTCTGCGCTAGCCCAGCACCCACATTTCCTCTATGTTTGGCATGTATAACGCAGGTCCTTTTAATCCCATCGGGGCCAACACCCTTCCAAACTGACGTTTTACCTTGTCTTTCCATCCCCAGCTTACGGCATATTTTTTCAACGTCGTCCCAAGTAAAGGTATATCCCCCATTAATTCACCAATACCTTCTCCAGGTCTAAAACGCAGAAAAGCTTTTCCCTGTCACCCGCGCACCGGAGGACGCGCCTCAAATACCAGTAATGTCCGCGCCTGCCGCCAGACGGGCTTAAATAATAGGGCAAATCGGCAAAATAAACCTGAGCGTAATCAAGGATATTGTCAATAAAATCCTCAACCGCTTCCAGCCTGGTCGGGCCAACCCCGTAAACGCCGGTTTCCACGTTGTACAGAGAATAATTCTCGCTCTTGCCGCCCGGCTGGTCGATCCACTCGTAGGTAAATTTCCTGGTCTCGCACAACTCATCGAGCAAATCAGTGGAAATAAGGGATACCGACGAACCGTCCTTGCGTTTTGCGTCGGCCAGGAGAAATTCTTTGCCGGTCGCAGCCTCACGCCTTAAAACCGTTAACCTGTTTTTCGCCTCATGAACCGGTACCTGGAGCATAATCTCACCGCCTTTTAAATATCTCACACTTATTATACTAAAATATAGCCATTATAGCTATATTACATTTTTTCAATACTTCCAGCTTGCCTTTAGCACATTAACTTTAACTCTACTACCGCTAGATAGCTTTTTCACTTGAATTTTTTTAGCTTCGCTGAAAACCAAAAACACGATCTTAATACTCTCCCGCATTTCCGCCGGCAGATTTGAATACGCCTTCACCCGCTCCGCAAAATATTTCATGGAAAGCTGGTTGTCCACCACCAACACGTGAAGCAAGCCGTCCTTCATATAATAAGTATCAGAAAGACGAGACACCTTGAGCAATTCGCCATAACTAGCTTCTAAAAATCTCTCAAGCGCCTTTTCCCTGGGTAGATACTCAATCTTCATATACAAGGCAAAATCAGTTAAGACCAGCTGATTAACTACTGTACTTATAGCAAACCGGTAACGTGCAGAATGCCAACTGGCAATTAAGTCTATTGCCTCCCCGCCTTTAGGTGTCAGGATATAAAACAACTTGCCGGAATTAAGACGGCTTGATTTAATAAATCCATTGGCACGAAGAATTGACAACCTGCTGCCGCATTTTTTTGAAGATGAGCGAAAGATCCCGGCTTTTTGTAACTGCTCCACCGTGCAAAAGCGCCACTTTGCCAAAAACTCCAGAGTTTTAATATCGCGTTCGGTTAATTTCACCCCATATAATCACCCCTACTCATTTAACTTGCGGTAGAATAAGTAAAAAATTCACCCTCGGCCCCGTGCCTTGCAAGAAAACCTTTCCTGCCGGCAGGACAAACCCAAATAGTCCTCTTCCCTCCAAAGCTGCTGACCTTTTGCTTCACTTGCCTCCCCGTATAACTGCCGGTATCCGCCTCCACATAAACCTCATCCCCTTCGTCGTTAACAAAAGCGGCATCTGGGATCTCAACCCCACCGCCGCCTTTATAGACCTTTCTTTCAATTTCAATCACATCGCCAATTTTGTAAGTAGCCCGTTCGTTTGAGCTAAGCCGGTAGTAAACCGAATTTGTTCTAACCTGGTGAAGAATCTCGTTTGATTTACCCGGGTGAACAAAAATAGTTTTCCGGTCAAATCCACACTCCGGACCGGTGGCCCATTTTTTACCCTTATCGTCAAGGCAAAACACTTTTAAATACCTGCCGGCCTTTTCACCCGGGATGGTCTGTACTTTAACAAAGCCAGCTTTTTGGAGCCTTTCAAGCCTCTCCAGGCAAGTCCTTTCTTTGGCTTCAGGCCAGTAAGCGTTTTTAATCTGGCTTGAGGACAACACCCTGCACCGTGCCAGGTCAGTCAAAATACTTTTGTCCCTATCGGTTAACTGCTTAGCCTTTGTGATTTTTGCCAAAATAAAAACCTCCGCAAAATATTAAGCTAATTCTTTATTAAATACTTCCGATTCGCCATAAACTATATCCTGTAATCGAGACCATAGTTTCTATGGTGCTGGTACTTCTGTTGCTTCGGAGCAGGCGTAAATGCTGCGTTTACAGCCATACCAGCGGCTACGGTTACAGCAGCCAGGGTACTCTCTTTACCGGTCACCTTTTGCAAAGCTTCTCCATAGGATATGTTATCTTTCTTCGCCACCGCTCGCGTCTGTATCAATAATGAAGATGCCGTTCCCGCTACCCGCGCGCTCCCCTCAGCCATACCGGCCATAGCATCACCAATGGGTGCCGCGCCGGGTACAGCTCCGGCTACTGCGCAGATACCTGCACCGGCAGTGTAACGGATTACGTCGCCGGCCAAGTTTGCAACCTTTTGAGGATTTTGTAACACTGTTCTTATTCGCCCGCTAAAAGATTGCTCCTGTGGCTGTCCAACCGCGTTGGTTTCAAATTTAGCCGACCCTCTTGTCGCGCTTCCCGCTGAATTTCTTCCTGTATCGCCTAATCTTATTCTATCCGCACTGCCCGATGTTCCAAAAGATTCAGAGGTTTGCGCACCATAACTCACTTTACCACTTGCCCTGTGTGCCGTGCCTACCGCTGCGCTTCCTCCCATACCACTTATTCCCCCAACCGCACCTTCCATAATACCCGTGTTATCACCTGGGCCTCCAGCCATACTTACTGACGCACCTTTACCCAAATCAATCTGTGAACCGGAATTGGAGACGCCTGGTACATTGATACCACTCATACCACCAGAGCCGCCTCCCGTTACCGGTATAGGATCCAAATTAGACTGCCTCGCAGAACCACCTGGGTCTTTAAAATCGACTGGTACGCCATCAGAACCACCTCCAAACGTACTCCCAATCACTCGTCCAAGGGAAAATACACTGCCCAGCCCAACAGCAGCACCTACAGCCTTTCCAGCCGTCCTAACTTCACTTACCCCTGCCCACCGTGACATAAGAGACTGGAGAGTATTCCTGATTACTTCCGCAAGCGGAATAATCGTATACATCGTTACCAGAATTTTTAGCCACGTATCTCCCTGGCTGACGTTTTTCACGTCCAAAAACCCGAGGATAACGCAAAAAACTATAGCGTGGGCTACGGGCATAAAGGCGTTAGACGCCAACTCGCCCATCCATACAGCCATCGCTGTAGTGTTTTTATTAAGCGCCCACATAACTGCCATCAATGGAGTGAAACAGAACATGACCGAAAGAACAAGCTTCCGCACGATATAAATCACGTTAAGCCAAATCCAAATAATAACGAACATACACTTGACGATTGCAGTACCAAGAACGCTACCAGTAGTCAGTGAGACGCCACCAAAGTTGATTGCGCCCCAGTCTTGCACCGTTCGTCCGATCCCCGCCATTGTGGCCACCAGGCCGAAGGCAAAACTAATACCGTCAAGTATTATAGATGTGAACCACATCAAGGTTTGTACAAACAACGGGGCCACTGCCATAATTACCAACGCCCCGAACCAACGCCAAATAGACTGTATTGCTTCTTCACGAGCTGCCGGATTGACACCAGAGGCTGTAAGCTTAAAACCACTTACGAATATTAATATTAAAAACAATGGCAACGTAAGGCCGGACATAGCCGCATACCATATATTCATAAAGTCTACTTCACTCTGCTTTTCCCATGGAGACATCTTTTTTTGATCGTCGCTTAATCCTGAAAGAAATACTAGCTGGTCCAGTGGTTTTAAACCGGCATGTTTTCCGATTTCTTTAGCTATATTAATTGGAAATTCCAGCAAGGTGGCCACTACACGTTCAAAAGAACCACCCTTATCGACACCGGTGGAATTGCTGGTCTGCTGCTCGGTTTCCGCCCAGGCAACCTGTGCCGCCAGGACTAACACAATGAGCGACAGGAGCAAAATCACTCGTAAGTTTTTATGAC is from Pelotomaculum isophthalicicum JI and encodes:
- a CDS encoding replication-relaxation family protein, with the translated sequence MAKITKAKQLTDRDKSILTDLARCRVLSSSQIKNAYWPEAKERTCLERLERLQKAGFVKVQTIPGEKAGRYLKVFCLDDKGKKWATGPECGFDRKTIFVHPGKSNEILHQVRTNSVYYRLSSNERATYKIGDVIEIERKVYKGGGGVEIPDAAFVNDEGDEVYVEADTGSYTGRQVKQKVSSFGGKRTIWVCPAGRKGFLARHGAEGEFFTYSTAS